One region of Sardina pilchardus chromosome 18, fSarPil1.1, whole genome shotgun sequence genomic DNA includes:
- the LOC134063560 gene encoding cytochrome c oxidase assembly protein COX15 homolog translates to MLLPSLRFVVSNGCRNAGRSFHQSQRTPLRQWVLKRGQTTSTLTAEAGIVSKQATATAAVPNAATNRIVGKWLVGCSGLVLGAVVLGGVTRLTESGLSMVDWHLVKEMKPPQSQAEWEAEFAKYQQFPEFKIMNHDMTLTEFKFIFYMEWGHRMWGRLVGLAYILPTMYFWKKGYFNRSMKGRVLGLCGFVFFQGLLGWYMVKSGLEDKPESHDIPRVSQYRLASHLGSALLLYCASLWTGLTLMLTPNQFRETMRLTQLRRLAKGTGGLVFLTALSGAFVAGLDAGLVYNSFPKMGERWIPDDLLAFSPNIKNVFENPTTVQFDHRILAISSLAAITSLFFYSRRVNLPRRAKIAISCLTAMAYTQVALGVSTLLLYVPTPLAATHQSGSVALLTFAIWVLAELRKVAK, encoded by the exons ATGCTGCTCCCATCGTTAAGATTTGTAGTATCAAATGGCTGTCGTAACGCCGGACGAAGCTTTCATCAAAGCCAG CGGACTCCTCTTCGACAATGGGTTCTAAAGAGGGGGCAAACCACATCAACATTAACTGCAGAAGCAGGCATTGTAAGCAAGCAAGCAACGGCAACGGCAGCGGTACCTAACGCTGCCACAAACCGTATTGTTGGAAAATGGCTAGTTGGTTGCAGTGGATTGGTACTGGGAGCAGTCGTTTTAGGTGGGGTAACCAG ATTGACGGAGTCTGGCCTTTCGATGGTGGACTGGCATTTAGTGAAGGAAATGAAGCCACCACAATCACAGGCAGAATGGGAAGCGGAGTTTGCCAAGTACCAACAGTTCCCCGAGTTTAAAAT AATGAACCATGACATGACACTCACGGAGTTCAAATTCATTTTCTACATGGAGTGGGGACACCGCATGTGGGGCAGGCTGGTTGGGTTGGCGTATATCCTGCCCACTATGTATTTCTGGAAGAAGGGTTACTTCAACCGCTCCATGAAAGGACGAGTGCTGGGCCTGTGTGGGTTCGTCTTCTTCCAG GGCCTCCTGGGCTGGTACATGGTGAAGAGTGGGCTGGAGGACAAGCCCGAGTCTCATGACATTCCCCGAGTGAGTCAGTACCGCCTGGCCTCCCACCTGGGCTCCGCACTGTTGCTCTACTGCGCCAGTCTGTGGACGGGACTCACTCTCATGCTGACCCCCAACCAG TTCAGAGAAACAATGCGCCTCACCCAACTGCGCCGATTGGCCAAGGGGACCGGGGGATTGGTCTTCCTCACGGCATTGTCAG GGGCCTTTGTAGCTGGACTGGATGCTGGTCTTGTATACAACTCCTTCCCAAAGATGGGGGAACGTTGGATCCCTGATGACCTGCTGGCTTTCTCCCCCAACATCAAAAATGTCTTTGAGAATCCTACCACAGTGCAATTTGACCACAGGATACTG GCGATAAGTTCACTGGCTGCCATCACCAGCCTCTTCTTCTACTCCAGAAGAGTGAACCTGCCTCGTCGGGCAAAGATTGCCATCAGCTGCCTCACCGCCATGGCTTACACACAA GTGGCTCTGGGCGTCAGCACGCTGCTGCTCTACGTGCCCACCCCGCTGGCCGCCACGCACCAGTCCGGCTCCGTGGCTCTGCTCACCTTCGCCATCTGGGTCCTCGCTGAATTGCGGAAGGTCGCCAAGTAA